One genomic segment of Pseudomonadota bacterium includes these proteins:
- a CDS encoding PQQ-dependent sugar dehydrogenase encodes MTRKMAFAAALSLGLLLSACGGGGEGSSPPPSQPVQPPAADTTPPSVPVGVTAVAQSPTSVLVSWTASTDASGIAEYRVFRDAGATPVATLTATSYTDTALVAATAYSYTVVAVDAAAAPNVSAASSAASATTLALPPSPPPGPLRLAVQRVYAGLEGPTGPVAAHSLLRAPHDTSRWIIVQQDGHVVSFADAANVTATSNVLDISDRVVFRNVHGLLGLAFHPDFPADHRAWVAYTHETTPGVIVLRVSVFTTADNGATLNPGSEQIVFEMAQPGGHNNGGHLLFGPDGYLYIGMGDGGNDDSDSAQAGNGQLTNNLLGKILRIDVSGTTAGRLYRIPADNPFAANALCNLDGSGSADCPEIFAWGFRNPWRWTFDSATGALWLGDVGSHTREEIDLVTKGGNYGWRCKEGTLDTALTCGSPATPLILPVAEYEHPVGQAVTGGFVYHGTAIPALTGRYVFGDYSSQLIWTIPTNTAPTLPLSYADGWDSDVHVTSFAQDFDGELYLVDVRDSRFYKLIEAP; translated from the coding sequence ATGACTCGGAAGATGGCATTCGCGGCGGCGCTGTCGCTGGGACTTTTGCTGTCCGCCTGTGGCGGCGGCGGCGAAGGCTCCTCTCCCCCACCGTCGCAGCCCGTGCAGCCGCCCGCGGCCGATACGACTCCGCCGTCGGTGCCCGTGGGCGTGACCGCCGTGGCTCAATCGCCCACTTCGGTGCTCGTGAGCTGGACCGCGTCCACCGACGCCAGCGGCATTGCCGAATATCGCGTGTTCCGCGATGCGGGCGCGACGCCGGTCGCGACTCTCACGGCGACTTCGTACACCGACACTGCGCTCGTTGCCGCCACCGCTTATAGCTATACGGTTGTCGCGGTCGATGCCGCCGCTGCGCCCAATGTGTCGGCGGCTTCGAGCGCTGCGAGTGCGACCACGCTGGCGCTCCCGCCGTCACCACCACCGGGTCCACTGCGTCTCGCAGTGCAGAGGGTATATGCGGGACTCGAGGGGCCCACGGGACCCGTCGCCGCCCATTCGCTGCTGCGCGCCCCGCATGACACGAGCCGCTGGATCATCGTGCAGCAGGATGGCCACGTCGTCAGTTTCGCGGATGCCGCCAACGTCACCGCGACCAGCAACGTCCTCGACATCAGCGACCGCGTGGTCTTCCGCAACGTGCACGGGTTGTTAGGCCTGGCCTTTCATCCCGACTTCCCGGCCGACCACCGCGCCTGGGTGGCCTACACGCATGAGACCACCCCGGGAGTGATCGTGTTGCGCGTGTCGGTGTTCACCACCGCGGACAATGGCGCGACCCTCAACCCCGGCTCCGAACAGATCGTGTTCGAGATGGCGCAACCGGGTGGCCACAACAACGGCGGACATCTGCTGTTCGGACCGGATGGATATCTCTACATCGGCATGGGCGACGGCGGCAACGACGACAGCGACTCCGCCCAGGCCGGCAATGGCCAGCTCACCAACAACCTGCTCGGCAAGATCCTGCGCATCGATGTGAGCGGCACGACGGCCGGGCGTCTGTATCGCATTCCCGCGGACAACCCATTCGCCGCCAATGCGCTGTGCAATCTCGACGGCAGCGGCAGCGCCGATTGCCCGGAAATCTTCGCCTGGGGATTCCGCAATCCGTGGCGCTGGACCTTCGACAGCGCGACCGGCGCGTTGTGGCTCGGCGACGTGGGGTCGCATACGCGCGAGGAAATCGATCTCGTCACCAAGGGTGGCAACTACGGCTGGCGCTGCAAGGAAGGCACGCTCGACACGGCGCTCACCTGCGGCAGCCCTGCGACGCCGCTCATTCTGCCCGTGGCCGAGTACGAGCATCCGGTGGGCCAGGCGGTGACCGGCGGCTTCGTCTACCACGGCACGGCGATCCCGGCGCTCACCGGACGCTATGTGTTCGGCGACTACAGCTCGCAGTTGATCTGGACGATTCCGACGAATACCGCGCCGACGCTACCCCTCTCCTACGCCGACGGCTGGGATTCGGACGTACACGTCACCTCGTTCGCGCAGGATTTCGATGGGGAGCTGTATCTCGTGGACGTGCGCGACAGCCGGTTCTACAAACTCATCGAGGCGCCGTAG
- a CDS encoding HAD-IA family hydrolase, producing MSDSSLPALIFDCDGVLIDSEYLASRVESEQLHALGVELGVEEAHALFLGKTVDGVLDAIAARTGTRPGSSWIYNWAFATAHAFMRELKAVDGVGVAIETLRRRGHRMAVASQSPLARVQLSLQVAGLAGQFGEHIYVSSMVARPKPAPDVYLLAAERLGAAPVDCVVIEDSPAGAAAARAAGMRAIGYAPGTAFEAMRASGASVIRSMDELIARIDAK from the coding sequence TTGAGCGACTCATCCCTGCCCGCGCTGATCTTCGACTGCGACGGTGTATTGATAGACAGCGAGTACCTCGCGAGCCGGGTGGAGAGCGAGCAATTACACGCGCTCGGCGTGGAGCTCGGGGTCGAGGAGGCGCATGCGTTGTTCCTCGGCAAGACGGTCGACGGCGTTCTCGATGCGATCGCGGCGCGCACCGGCACGCGGCCCGGCTCATCCTGGATCTACAACTGGGCGTTCGCGACCGCGCACGCATTCATGCGCGAGCTCAAGGCGGTCGACGGCGTCGGCGTCGCCATCGAGACGCTGCGGCGCCGCGGGCATCGCATGGCGGTCGCGTCGCAGTCGCCGCTGGCACGCGTGCAGCTGTCGCTGCAGGTCGCGGGACTCGCGGGCCAGTTCGGCGAACACATCTACGTGAGCTCGATGGTCGCGCGGCCCAAACCCGCGCCCGATGTCTATCTACTGGCGGCGGAGCGGCTCGGCGCGGCGCCCGTGGATTGCGTCGTCATAGAGGATTCACCCGCGGGCGCGGCCGCTGCCCGCGCCGCCGGAATGCGTGCCATCGGCTACGCGCCCGGGACGGCATTCGAGGCAATGCGTGCGAGCGGCGCTTCGGTGATCCGCTCGATGGATGAGCTGATCGCGCGAATCGACGCGAAATAG
- a CDS encoding TerC family protein, whose amino-acid sequence MLALLSDPQVWIAFFTLTALELVLGIDNIIFISILVDKLPPVQRERARRIGLFLAMFMRVGLLLVLSWIVGLTAPLITLLGEPISGRDLILIAGGLFLVWKSTKEIHQLTEGEEGHASGAVKNAFAAVILQIIVIDMVFSLDSIITAVGMVDNVSVMIAAVVASVGLMMLFARGIGEFVSAHPSIKMLALSFLLVVGVMLMAEGFDHKVPKGYIYFAMAFSVAVEMLNIRMRKKKAKPSPVELHEPYKK is encoded by the coding sequence ATTCTCGCGCTGCTGTCCGATCCACAAGTCTGGATCGCATTCTTCACTTTGACGGCGCTCGAGCTCGTGCTCGGCATCGACAACATCATTTTCATCTCGATCCTGGTCGACAAGCTGCCGCCCGTGCAGCGCGAACGGGCCCGGCGCATCGGCCTGTTCCTCGCGATGTTCATGCGCGTTGGCCTGCTGCTGGTGCTGTCGTGGATCGTCGGCCTCACCGCGCCTTTGATCACGCTGCTCGGCGAACCTATCTCGGGTCGCGATCTGATCCTCATCGCGGGTGGCCTGTTCCTGGTCTGGAAATCCACCAAGGAGATTCACCAGCTCACCGAGGGCGAAGAGGGGCACGCCTCCGGCGCGGTCAAGAACGCCTTCGCCGCGGTCATCCTGCAGATCATCGTCATCGACATGGTGTTCTCGCTCGACTCCATCATCACGGCCGTCGGCATGGTCGACAACGTTTCGGTGATGATCGCCGCGGTGGTCGCTTCGGTCGGCCTGATGATGTTGTTCGCGCGCGGCATCGGTGAGTTCGTCTCGGCGCATCCATCGATCAAGATGCTGGCCTTGTCGTTCCTGCTGGTGGTCGGCGTCATGCTCATGGCCGAGGGCTTCGATCACAAGGTGCCGAAGGGCTACATCTACTTCGCGATGGCCTTCTCGGTGGCGGTGGAGATGCTCAACATCCGCATGCGCAAGAAAAAGGCGAAACCCTCGCCGGTGGAATTGCACGAGCCCTACAAGAAGTAG
- a CDS encoding DUF5060 domain-containing protein, with amino-acid sequence MTAPRTSGHRLFLPLIATLWLAGFPPASFARLQSGEVPVWQVQEVTFEAARDYANPYVDVEFWVDLSGPGFSRRVYGFWDGGRTFKARFVATQPGEWSWTSGANQANDSGLNGGGGKFQAVGWSAAELEENPNRRGFVRASENGHALRYADGTPFFLVGDTWLAASTWRLPWKGSQPTADYLPAPGIGFEEAVSYRKRQGFNSVSFIAAFPNWAADARGATFANKDGVFLRNAWEKFGYWAPNAKISTADGATTTAKDMHDEHGNRPFEVFADREGLANFDRINPQYFASLDRKMRYLSDQGFVPFLETIRRDNAPSWKAYFDFNASYGRFVQYLIARYGAFNLIFSGIHLDWIPKEFSLTADEFNAALTQHHAKYGPLPFGQPYTTLIDRSTYKAFGHGAAAPWLTMHTVGNNPRNHAIYASIEELFRLQPPYPAANLEPYYTGWNHSINRPGGETPAENSARDNYFARAMMYGSVLSGALAGHVHGTGAYDVTSTGEPPGWRPYIWTALRYESGAQMRHLAAFVLSEGARYQQLQLASADLLPRGIPGARDDGLDGWGFLMRTPDRAFALLYFEKGAPPPRMRGFNPQTNYSFTAFDPRTGSWARARLLRSDAAGLLTLPVPKAGSAEDFAGKILAMP; translated from the coding sequence ATGACTGCGCCACGGACATCCGGACACCGCCTGTTTCTGCCGCTGATCGCGACGCTGTGGCTCGCGGGTTTTCCCCCGGCGTCGTTCGCGCGGCTGCAATCGGGCGAAGTGCCGGTATGGCAGGTGCAGGAAGTCACGTTCGAGGCGGCCCGCGATTACGCAAATCCTTACGTCGACGTCGAATTCTGGGTCGATCTTTCCGGGCCGGGATTCTCGCGGCGCGTGTACGGGTTCTGGGATGGTGGACGCACGTTCAAGGCACGCTTCGTCGCGACGCAGCCCGGTGAATGGAGCTGGACGTCGGGCGCAAATCAAGCGAACGATTCCGGACTCAACGGCGGCGGCGGAAAATTCCAGGCGGTTGGCTGGAGCGCGGCCGAGCTCGAGGAGAATCCGAACCGCCGCGGTTTCGTGCGCGCCAGCGAGAATGGTCATGCGCTGCGCTACGCGGATGGCACGCCGTTCTTCCTGGTGGGCGACACCTGGCTGGCCGCATCGACGTGGCGATTGCCATGGAAGGGGAGCCAGCCGACCGCGGACTATCTACCCGCGCCGGGCATCGGCTTCGAGGAGGCGGTGTCGTACCGCAAGCGCCAGGGGTTCAACTCCGTCTCGTTCATCGCTGCGTTTCCGAACTGGGCAGCGGATGCACGCGGCGCGACCTTTGCGAACAAGGATGGAGTCTTCCTGCGCAATGCCTGGGAGAAGTTCGGCTATTGGGCACCGAACGCGAAGATTTCCACCGCCGACGGCGCGACCACCACCGCGAAGGACATGCACGACGAACATGGCAACCGCCCGTTCGAAGTGTTCGCGGATCGCGAGGGCTTGGCCAATTTCGATCGCATCAATCCGCAATATTTCGCCAGCCTCGATCGCAAGATGCGTTACCTGTCCGACCAGGGATTCGTGCCGTTTCTCGAAACGATCCGCCGCGACAACGCTCCCTCGTGGAAGGCCTACTTCGATTTCAACGCCTCGTACGGCCGCTTCGTGCAGTACCTCATCGCGCGGTACGGCGCGTTCAATCTCATCTTCAGTGGCATCCATCTCGACTGGATACCGAAGGAATTCAGTCTCACCGCGGATGAGTTCAATGCCGCGCTTACCCAGCACCACGCAAAGTACGGCCCGTTGCCGTTCGGCCAGCCGTATACGACGCTCATCGATCGATCCACCTACAAGGCATTCGGGCATGGCGCCGCCGCGCCCTGGCTCACGATGCACACGGTGGGCAACAATCCGCGCAATCACGCCATCTACGCCTCGATCGAAGAGCTCTTCCGCCTGCAGCCGCCTTATCCGGCCGCGAACCTCGAGCCTTACTACACGGGCTGGAATCATTCGATCAATCGCCCGGGTGGCGAAACGCCGGCCGAGAATTCCGCGCGCGACAATTATTTCGCGCGCGCGATGATGTACGGCTCGGTGCTGTCGGGCGCGCTGGCGGGTCATGTACATGGCACCGGTGCGTACGACGTGACCTCCACTGGCGAGCCGCCTGGTTGGCGTCCATACATCTGGACCGCGCTGCGTTACGAATCCGGCGCGCAGATGCGGCACCTCGCCGCGTTCGTGTTGTCGGAAGGCGCGCGTTACCAGCAGTTGCAACTCGCCTCGGCCGATCTCCTGCCGCGCGGAATTCCGGGTGCCCGCGACGACGGTCTCGACGGCTGGGGCTTTCTCATGCGCACCCCCGATCGAGCCTTCGCGCTGCTGTATTTCGAAAAGGGCGCGCCGCCGCCGCGGATGCGCGGCTTCAATCCACAGACTAACTACTCGTTCACGGCCTTCGATCCGCGCACCGGGTCATGGGCCCGCGCGCGTTTGCTGAGAAGCGACGCCGCCGGGCTGCTGACGCTGCCGGTCCCGAAAGCGGGGTCGGCAGAAGACTTCGCGGGGAAAATACTCGCGATGCCGTGA
- a CDS encoding TonB-dependent receptor: MRGSKPLPLFLSAVLGALASSGAPAQESPAADQAIEEVVVTGSRIRQTEQGFANPVTTFSAENIVQSGKTDLADFLAQSPALVGSITGDLTAGSNPGFGEVGLNLLDLRHLGVARTLVLVDGRRHVSGLAGSAAVDIDAIPTDLLEAVDVLTGGASAIYGADGVSGVVNFRLKKDFEGITFRGQTSASEHGDGQNNFAALTAGMNFAEGRGNVALAYEFSADQRVNDQARSFLRAPRAAELAQNQDDLDDDPNVPDNIPYNDIRYADSSPTGAVDVDFDFAPDFEGNGSVYDRGFLLENSGGYTQGGSSTPVNGYQGDLFPKMDRHLVNLVSHFDVSDSLTITAEGKYVRSHAFSVAQPSYDFYLFMTPDNPYMPDEIRDAIVPGAAAEYFEDPETPDGVLLTRDNYDLGVNAEDTTRETLRGVLAANGTVSDHLQYEASYVYGETKSRIVTIKNRSEDNWAAAIDAVTDPITGVPVCRRSLDPEAEDYLAGCVPYNIFGNDVRNQGAADFVNTDSVSHTKVTQQVVSGSMSGDFGDALKLPGGSIGFAFGAEYRRETSDSVPAPEIQDGSSWSGPVTPSYGSFDVKEVFAEVNVPLLKDARFAERLSFGAAFRASDYSTVGSTSSWKVDAVYAPVRSVTLRGTYAQAVRAPNIAELFSPETTTFHFITDPCDINELNNGTSTREENCAELLTGLGVDPGSFLPSNTTQATLYTEGIYGGNRALREETATTWTAGVVLRPEFASGLTVALDWYDIEIEDAINTPEAQEVAQLCVDNPSLDNPYCAGIDRDPETGYIVGFTVRPDNVASFRTAGLDVAINYLFDTENHGGFKLQLVGGYLDRLEFIPVPGAEVDNDLEEQYYPKFSATLDLSWKQGPLTVAYGLNWFGKTDRFTRETLGGDPDYSDPRYFKVKQKWDHEINVAYDIGEHVNVYAGINNLFDQKPAFGYGSNSSYPISAMGRYFYAGARMNFGAAGR, from the coding sequence ATGCGTGGATCGAAGCCATTGCCGTTGTTCTTGAGCGCGGTTCTGGGGGCGCTTGCGTCCTCCGGGGCACCTGCCCAGGAGAGCCCCGCGGCCGACCAGGCGATTGAAGAAGTGGTCGTCACCGGGTCGCGTATCCGGCAGACCGAACAAGGCTTCGCGAATCCCGTGACCACGTTTTCTGCGGAAAACATCGTCCAATCCGGCAAGACGGACCTGGCGGACTTTCTCGCGCAGTCACCCGCACTGGTCGGATCCATCACCGGCGACCTGACGGCCGGGTCCAACCCCGGATTCGGCGAGGTGGGCCTGAACCTGCTCGACCTGCGCCACCTCGGTGTAGCCCGCACGCTCGTACTGGTGGACGGACGCCGCCACGTGTCCGGCCTCGCGGGTTCCGCGGCGGTCGACATCGACGCGATCCCGACCGATCTGCTGGAGGCGGTGGACGTGCTGACGGGCGGCGCCTCCGCCATCTACGGTGCCGACGGTGTGTCGGGCGTGGTCAATTTCCGGCTCAAGAAGGATTTCGAGGGCATCACCTTCCGTGGGCAGACGAGCGCGTCGGAACATGGCGATGGCCAGAACAATTTCGCCGCGCTGACCGCCGGCATGAATTTCGCGGAAGGCCGCGGCAATGTCGCGCTGGCGTACGAGTTCAGCGCGGACCAGCGCGTGAACGACCAGGCCCGCTCCTTCCTGCGCGCACCGCGCGCCGCCGAGCTCGCGCAGAACCAGGATGATCTGGACGACGATCCGAACGTACCCGACAACATTCCCTACAACGACATCCGTTACGCCGACAGCTCGCCCACCGGTGCGGTCGACGTGGACTTCGATTTCGCCCCGGATTTCGAAGGCAATGGCAGCGTGTACGACCGCGGCTTCCTGCTCGAAAACTCCGGCGGTTACACGCAGGGTGGATCGAGCACCCCGGTAAACGGCTACCAGGGAGATCTGTTCCCCAAGATGGATCGCCACCTGGTCAACCTGGTGAGCCACTTCGACGTGAGCGATTCGCTGACGATTACCGCCGAGGGCAAGTACGTGCGCTCGCACGCTTTTTCGGTGGCGCAGCCGTCGTACGACTTCTACCTCTTCATGACGCCTGACAACCCGTACATGCCCGACGAGATCCGCGACGCAATCGTGCCGGGCGCGGCAGCGGAATATTTCGAGGATCCCGAGACGCCCGACGGCGTGCTGCTCACGCGCGACAACTACGATCTCGGCGTCAACGCGGAAGACACCACGCGCGAGACGCTGCGCGGCGTGCTGGCCGCGAACGGCACGGTGAGCGATCACCTGCAATACGAAGCTTCTTATGTCTACGGTGAAACCAAGAGCCGGATCGTCACGATCAAGAACCGCTCCGAAGACAACTGGGCTGCGGCGATCGATGCCGTCACCGACCCGATCACCGGGGTGCCGGTCTGCCGCCGCTCGCTCGATCCGGAAGCGGAGGACTACCTCGCCGGCTGCGTTCCCTACAACATCTTCGGCAACGATGTGCGGAACCAGGGCGCGGCCGATTTCGTCAACACCGACAGCGTTTCGCACACGAAGGTGACCCAGCAGGTCGTCTCGGGTTCGATGTCCGGCGATTTCGGCGATGCCCTGAAACTCCCGGGAGGTTCGATCGGCTTCGCGTTCGGCGCCGAATATCGGCGCGAAACCAGCGACTCCGTGCCTGCGCCCGAGATCCAGGACGGCTCGTCGTGGAGCGGTCCCGTCACACCGTCTTATGGCAGCTTCGACGTCAAGGAAGTTTTCGCCGAGGTGAACGTGCCGCTGCTCAAGGACGCGCGGTTCGCGGAACGGCTGTCGTTCGGCGCCGCCTTCCGTGCGTCGGACTACAGCACGGTGGGTTCCACCAGTTCATGGAAGGTCGATGCGGTATATGCGCCGGTGCGTTCGGTGACGCTGCGCGGCACATACGCCCAGGCCGTGCGCGCGCCGAACATCGCCGAGCTGTTTTCCCCGGAAACCACCACGTTCCATTTCATCACCGATCCTTGCGACATCAACGAGCTGAACAACGGCACGAGCACGCGTGAAGAGAATTGCGCCGAGTTGTTGACCGGGCTGGGTGTCGATCCGGGGTCGTTCCTGCCGTCGAACACGACGCAGGCGACCTTGTACACAGAGGGCATCTACGGCGGCAACCGCGCGCTGCGCGAGGAGACTGCGACCACGTGGACGGCGGGCGTGGTGCTGCGGCCGGAGTTCGCGTCCGGCCTGACCGTGGCGCTCGACTGGTACGACATCGAGATCGAGGACGCCATCAACACACCCGAGGCGCAGGAAGTGGCGCAGCTGTGCGTCGACAATCCCTCGCTCGACAACCCGTATTGCGCGGGCATCGACCGCGATCCCGAGACCGGCTACATCGTCGGCTTCACCGTGCGGCCCGACAACGTCGCGAGTTTCCGCACCGCCGGCCTGGACGTCGCCATCAACTATCTTTTCGACACCGAGAATCACGGCGGATTCAAGCTGCAGCTGGTCGGCGGATATCTCGACCGGCTCGAATTCATCCCGGTGCCCGGCGCCGAGGTGGATAACGATCTCGAGGAACAGTACTACCCGAAATTTTCCGCCACGCTCGACCTGAGCTGGAAGCAGGGCCCGCTGACGGTCGCCTACGGCCTCAACTGGTTCGGCAAGACCGACCGGTTCACGCGCGAGACGCTGGGGGGCGATCCCGACTACAGCGACCCTCGCTATTTCAAGGTGAAGCAGAAATGGGATCACGAGATCAACGTGGCCTATGACATCGGCGAACACGTGAACGTCTACGCCGGCATCAACAATCTCTTCGACCAGAAGCCGGCATTCGGTTACGGCTCCAACAGCTCGTATCCGATCTCCGCGATGGGCCGCTACTTCTACGCGGGCGCGAGGATGAACTTCGGCGCCGCCGGCCGATGA
- a CDS encoding S9 family peptidase encodes MRKLNAGVAGLLLATLPGLCAQAATPFGLDDFYLLAGVAEPAFSPSGDSIVYSVSLNLKKDDEATSDIWSVPWSGGKPVQLTRTPKASEWQPRFGGDGKSLFYLSDAGKGETTQLWRMSARGGGARRITDIPGGISDFDLSPDGKRAAVIAEVGLHVGDKSDIPPPIETERFLFKWDGKGYLDDRTQQLFIVDLATGKARQLTTGQRDHWHPAWSPDGASLAYTAKDRGDTDRDSNYEVFVQGVDAGEARKLSTSSGPDNDPDWGARPAWSPDSRRVLWLEGGEDKWIYYATPQLAVADVVTGAVTRPGRIDRWFYFPKFAPDGSIVSLIEQDRDTWLARIDPASGHIEYLTSGKRFGSDFAVAANGRLALLDSDMSQPAEIFAVDGLRQLTHHNAWTESRAQGEVRDVSFASGDAEIHGYVTLPADFDPAKRYPLLAYLHGGPVYQHSHEFELAPRLYAAAGYAVLSVNPRGSSGRGFDFSRAIYADWGNLDVQDISAGITHAIDAGIADPARIGVFGWSYGGILTDYMIASDTRIQAAVSGAGVANVLATFGVDMYAREYVFELGTPWENFDTWRKLAYPFLHPERITAPTLFQCASADDNVPCAGAQQMYLALKVRGVPTKLIVYPGENHGLSVPSYLVHRMRNNIEWFDRWLKSVSKSVPGRT; translated from the coding sequence ATGAGGAAACTGAATGCGGGGGTGGCCGGGCTGCTGCTGGCCACGCTGCCCGGTTTGTGCGCGCAGGCGGCGACGCCTTTCGGGCTCGACGACTTCTATCTACTGGCGGGTGTTGCGGAGCCGGCCTTTTCGCCGTCGGGCGATTCGATCGTGTACAGCGTCTCGCTCAACCTCAAAAAAGACGACGAGGCCACCAGCGACATCTGGTCGGTGCCGTGGAGCGGGGGCAAGCCCGTGCAGCTCACGCGTACGCCCAAGGCCAGCGAGTGGCAACCGCGCTTCGGCGGCGACGGCAAGTCGCTGTTTTATCTGTCCGATGCGGGCAAGGGTGAAACGACGCAGTTGTGGCGCATGTCGGCCCGGGGCGGCGGCGCGCGCCGGATCACGGATATCCCGGGCGGCATCAGCGATTTCGATCTGTCGCCCGATGGCAAACGCGCGGCGGTGATCGCCGAGGTGGGGCTTCACGTCGGTGACAAGTCCGACATTCCACCGCCGATCGAGACCGAGCGCTTCCTGTTCAAGTGGGACGGCAAGGGTTATCTCGACGATCGCACGCAGCAGCTGTTCATCGTCGACCTGGCGACGGGAAAGGCGCGGCAACTGACCACAGGTCAGCGCGATCACTGGCACCCGGCGTGGTCGCCGGATGGCGCGTCGCTCGCCTACACGGCGAAGGATCGCGGCGATACCGACCGCGATTCCAACTACGAAGTCTTCGTCCAGGGAGTCGACGCGGGCGAGGCGCGCAAGCTCAGCACCTCATCCGGGCCGGACAACGATCCGGACTGGGGCGCGCGGCCCGCGTGGTCGCCGGATTCGCGCCGCGTGTTGTGGCTCGAAGGCGGCGAGGACAAGTGGATCTACTACGCGACGCCGCAGCTCGCGGTCGCGGACGTCGTGACCGGCGCGGTGACACGCCCGGGCCGTATCGATCGCTGGTTCTACTTTCCCAAATTCGCACCGGACGGTTCGATCGTTTCGCTGATCGAGCAGGACCGCGACACCTGGCTCGCGCGCATCGATCCGGCCAGCGGCCACATCGAATACCTGACCTCCGGCAAACGATTCGGCAGCGACTTCGCGGTCGCCGCCAACGGCCGCCTCGCGCTGCTCGACAGCGACATGAGCCAGCCGGCGGAGATCTTCGCGGTGGATGGCCTGCGCCAGCTGACGCATCACAACGCCTGGACGGAAAGCCGCGCGCAGGGTGAAGTCCGCGATGTGTCGTTCGCGAGCGGCGACGCCGAGATCCATGGCTACGTCACGTTGCCCGCCGATTTCGATCCCGCCAAGCGTTACCCGCTGCTGGCCTATCTACACGGCGGCCCGGTCTACCAGCACAGCCACGAGTTCGAACTTGCGCCGCGCCTGTACGCCGCGGCGGGCTACGCGGTGTTGTCGGTCAATCCGCGCGGTTCATCCGGCCGCGGCTTCGACTTCTCGCGCGCCATCTATGCCGACTGGGGCAATCTCGACGTGCAGGACATCAGCGCCGGGATCACGCACGCCATCGACGCCGGTATCGCGGACCCCGCGCGCATTGGCGTGTTCGGCTGGAGCTACGGCGGCATCCTCACCGACTACATGATCGCCAGCGACACACGGATCCAGGCGGCCGTTTCCGGCGCCGGCGTCGCGAACGTGCTCGCGACGTTCGGCGTCGACATGTACGCCCGTGAGTATGTGTTCGAACTCGGAACGCCCTGGGAGAACTTCGACACCTGGCGCAAGCTCGCCTATCCGTTCCTGCACCCCGAACGCATTACCGCGCCGACCTTGTTCCAGTGCGCAAGCGCCGACGACAACGTGCCGTGCGCCGGCGCGCAGCAGATGTACCTGGCGCTGAAAGTCCGCGGCGTCCCGACGAAGCTCATCGTCTATCCGGGTGAAAACCACGGCCTCTCCGTGCCCAGCTACCTGGTACACCGCATGCGCAACAACATCGAGTGGTTCGACCGGTGGCTGAAGTCGGTGTCTAAGTCGGTGCCGGGTCGGACTTAG